The following are encoded together in the Chanodichthys erythropterus isolate Z2021 chromosome 16, ASM2448905v1, whole genome shotgun sequence genome:
- the ahsg2 gene encoding alpha-2-HS-glycoprotein 2: MQLWVIVLVLGLLVMGSWAQGLMPTFSLPPCDTPEAEAAALVAQDFLNAQHTHGYKYALNQIEKVKILSTPGQADTYFLELELLETTCHVLDKTPVSLCPVRQKRSTAVEADCDFALKNTTQGLSVVAFKCKTETESEDVCVGCAHLVPLNDTDGLQLIENSLDSFNKNNSLNTKFALLEIGRMASQIVGGGPKYFAEYAIIGTNCTSQDDDICIPPDYTVAIHGFCLAEGSAILNDVDCKIFSPIQAVDPASNATVQVQQLLHAHTFGPHHNPTIHGLKHHKLTALHDPAASGLLSAESAESAEAVIVPKVAPVVKREVSATEGPAVDATVLPEKTSILSEPVLLVPICPGPKKHF, translated from the exons ATGCAGCTTTGGGTTATAGTGCTTGTTCTTGGGCTCCTGGTAATGGGCTCATGGGCACAGGGGTTGATGCCCACCTTCAGCTTGCCTCCCTGTGATACCCCGGAGGCTGAAGCAGCGGCTCTGGTGGCACAGGATTTCCTTAATGCTCAGCACACCCACGGTTACAAATATGCCCTGAATCAGATTGAGAAAGTCAAGATCCTCTCCACG CCAGGTCAAGCAGACACGTATTTTCTGGAGTTGGAGTTGCTGGAAACTACATGCCACGTCTTGGATAAAACACCAGTGAGCCTGTGTCCAGTCAGACAAAAGCGTAGTACG GCTGTTGAGGCAGATTGTGATTTTGCTCTGAAAAATACAACTCAAGGTCTGTCTGTTGTGGCATTCAAGTGTAAAACCGAAACAG AATCAGAAGACGTCTGCGTAGGCTGCGCTCACCTCGTTCCTTTAAATGACACAGATGGCCTCCAACTCATTGAAAACTCTTTAGATAGTTTCAATAAAAACAATTCTCTAAACACTAAGTTTGCACTCCTTGAAATAGGACGAATGGCATCCCAG ATTGTCGGCGGCGGACCCAAGTACTTTGCAGAATATGCCATTATTGGGACCAACTGCACAAGTCAAGATGATGATATATGCATCCCTCCAGATTACACTGTTGCT ATTCACGGCTTCTGTCTAGCTGAAGGTTCGGCCATTCTGAATGATGTTGACTGCAAAATCTTCAGCCCA ATCCAAGCTGTGGACCCAGCAAGCAATGCCACGGTGCAAGTCCAACAACTTCTGCATGCACACACCTTTGGACCTCACCACAACCCCACCATTCATGGCCTCAAACATCACAAGCTGACAGCACTTCATGACCCTGCGGCAAGCGGCCTGCTCTCTGCAGAATCTGCTGAATCAGCTGAGGCAGTGATTGTGCCAAAGGTAGCTCCTGTTGTAAAGAGGGAGGTTTCTGCAACAGAAGGACCAGCAGTAGATGCAACAGTACTGCCAGAAAAAACATCCATTCTTTCAGAGCCAGTTCTCCTCGTCCCAATCTGTCCAGGAccaaagaaacatttctga